A DNA window from Vigna unguiculata cultivar IT97K-499-35 chromosome 10, ASM411807v1, whole genome shotgun sequence contains the following coding sequences:
- the LOC114166594 gene encoding lectin-domain containing receptor kinase VI.4-like encodes MAPKILFGLLTFLFLLVSSTAFSFTFHGFNESNITLEEKAKIDKQGRLELTRRENNIVGHAFYNESIKILDKNTSVPKPKVFSFSTFFVFSIVSPSSGPGGFGLAFTIAPSTQFPQAEGGHLLGLFNSSNDMNSSNQILVVEFDTVNGYKDATDTVGNHVGVNKNGMSSNISEPAAYFEDGKKEEFNMEMADAVCVWIEYDGETDILNLTIASYPKSKPSKPLISQRVGLESVMKESMFFGFSASTGKRKSSAHYILGWSFAVNGVAPQLDYALLPKPPPKEKHSNTFPWIKVVIGILSALTFTLLCLLLFVTLYKRYMVFETLEDWEMDCPHRFRYRDLHLATKGFTESQLIGVGGFGSVYKGVLPSTGSEVAVKRILRTPAKGMREFAAEIESLGRLRHKNLVNLQGWCKHKNDLLLVYDYIPNGSLDSLLFSKSFVLDWDQRFRILKGVAAGLLYLHEEWEQVVIHRDVKSSNILIDGDFNAHLGDFGLARLYSHDQVSHTTSVVGTIGYIAPELTRTGKASTSSDVYAFGVLLLEMVAGTRPVGSSGNFFLVDWVLENSHLGQILEVVDPKLDSVYDEEEAELVLKLGLLCTQNKAEYRPSIQQVTRYLNFDDPFPDISDCRYYDSQSSTTSLGFSKAMSTGEISSSSYSLPSIDRSTISIEAGR; translated from the coding sequence ATGGCTCCAAAAATACTCTTTGGCCTCCtcacttttctctttctcttagTTTCTTCCACTGCTTTTTCCTTCACATTCCATGGCTTCAATGAAAGCAATATCACCCTTGAAGAGAAGGCAAAGATTGACAAGCAAGGTAGACTTGAGCTTACAAGAAGAGAAAACAATATTGTTGGCCATGCATTCTACAATGAATCCATCAAAATACTTGACAAAAATACTTCAGTCCCCAAGCCAAAGGTTTTCTCCTTCAGTACTTTCTTTGTTTTCTCAATTGTGTCACCAAGCTCTGGTCCTGGTGGCTTTGGTCTTGCCTTCACCATAGCTCCTTCAACACAGTTCCCACAAGCTGAAGGTGGCCATCTTCTTGGTCTCTTCAACTCTTCCAATGATATGAACTCCTCAAATCAAATCTTGGTGGTTGAGTTTGATACGGTGAATGGCTACAAAGATGCCACTGACACTGTGGGAAACCATGTGGGGGTGAACAAAAATGGCATGTCCTCAAATATATCTGAGCCTGCTGCTTACTTTGAAGATGGCAAAAAGGAAGAGTTCAACATGGAGATGGCTGATGCTGTTTGTGTTTGGATTGAATATGATGGTGAAACAGATATACTGAATCTCACAATAGCCTCTTATCCGAAATCAAAACCAAGCAAACCTCTTATATCTCAGCGTGTTGGCCTTGAGTCTGTCATGAAGGAGAGCATGTTTTTTGGTTTCTCTGCATCAACAGGTAAGAGAAAATCAAGTGCTCATTATATTCTAGGGTGGAGTTTTGCAGTGAATGGGGTTGCCCCTCAACTAGATTATGCACTACTTCCAAAGCCACCACCAAAGGAGAAACACTCAAACACTTTTCCTTGGATCAAGGTTGTAATTGGCATCTTGTCTGCTCTGACATTTACCTTGTTGTGTCTTTTGCTTTTTGTGACACTCTATAAGAGATACATGGTGTTTGAAACTCTTGAGGATTGGGAAATGGATTGTCCTCATAGGTTCAGATACAGAGATCTTCACCTAGCAACAAAGGGGTTCACAGAGAGCCAACTAATTGGAGTTGGAGGCTTTGGTTCTGTGTACAAAGGGGTGTTACCCAGCACAGGATCCGAGGTTGCTGTTAAAAGGATCCTGAGAACTCCAGCCAAAGGAATGAGGGAATTTGCAGCTGAGATTGAAAGCTTAGGAAGATTGAGGCACAAGAATTTGGTGAACCTTCAAGGGTGGTGCAAGCACAAGAATGATCTCCTCTTGGTTTATGATTACATTCCAAATGGGAGCCTTGACTCTCTCCTATTCAGCAAAAGCTTTGTCTTGGATTGGGATCAGAGATTCAGAATTCTGAAAGGTGTAGCTGCTGGGTTGTTGTATCTGCATGAAGAATGGGAGCAAGTGGTGATACACAGAGATGTGAAATCAAGCAATATTCTTATTGATGGGGACTTCAATGCTCATTTGGGTGACTTTGGACTAGCAAGGCTTTATAGCCATGATCAAGTTTCACACACAACAAGTGTGGTTGGAACAATTGGGTATATTGCACCAGAGTTAACTAGGACAGGAAAAGCATCTACAAGCTCTGATGTGTATGCATTTGGGGTCCTTCTTCTTGAAATGGTTGCAGGAACAAGACCAGTTGGTTCATCAGGTAATTTTTTCTTGGTGGATTGGGTTCTTGAAAATTCCCATCTGGGTCAGATTCTTGAAGTGGTTGATCCAAAGTTAGATTCAGTTTATGATGAAGAGGAAGCAGAATTGGTTCTGAAACTGGGTCTGCTGTGTACTCAAAACAAAGCTGAGTATAGACCCTCTATCCAACAAGTGACTAGGTACCTAAACTTTGATGATCCTTTTCCTGATATCTCTGATTGCAGATACTATGATTCTCAAAGTAGCACGACAAGCTTAGGGTTTTCAAAAGCCATGTCTACGGGTGAGATTTCATCATCCTCGTACAGTTTACCCTCCATTGACAGGAGTACAATCTCCATAGAAGCTGGCAGATAG
- the LOC114167556 gene encoding gamma-interferon-responsive lysosomal thiol protein-like — MFLSKLVITNALMLILFLSMYESKGASNSSGSLSVVNGANINPPLAHQKVNVSVYYDSLCQSCAQFIIRDLKNVFDSNLISIMNLRLVPWAKAYINKTNSSISCQNGPDECELNSLESCALNLWHKVDIQYELINCFEFLAIKGTIKKWKEYCLDPLGLPKELFLNCFNMGNGTQLGKTYIDQIAHLSPSPSFVPWVVVNNQPVGKDYANFAHYVCKAYRGVAVPQVCKSPLK, encoded by the exons ATGTTTCTTTCAAAACTAGTTATCACCAATGCATTGATGCTAATCCTTTTCCTTTCCATGTATGAGTCTAAGGGTGCATCTAATTCTTCTGGCTCACTTAGTGTTGTTAATGGTGCTAACATTAATCCACCATTGGCTCATCAGAAAGTGAATGTGTCTGTGTATTATGATAGCCTTTGCCAATCTTGTGCACAATTCATTATTCGGGATCTGAAGAATGTGTTTGACAGCAATCTCATCAGCATTATGAATCTTCGGCTTGTTCCTTGGGCCAAAGCTTACATCAATAAAACCAACAGTTCCATATCATGTCAG AATGGGCCAGATGAATGTGAGCTAAATTCATTGGAATCATGTGCCCTTAATCTTTGGCATAAAGTG GACATACAATATGAATTGATCAACTGCTTTGAGTTTCTAGCAATTAAGGGAACCATTAAGAAATGGAAGGAATACTGTTTAGACCCTTTGGGTTTGCCCAAGGAACTTTTTCTGAATTGCTTCAACATGGGAAATGGAACACAG CTTGGAAAAACATATATTGATCAAATTGCACATCTTTCCCCATCTCCTTCATTTGTACCATGGGTGGTGGTGAACAATCAACCTGTTGGAAAA GACTATGCAAATTTTGCACATTATGTTTGCAAAGCTTATAGAGGAGTTGCTGTTCCACAAGTCTGCAAATCTCCTTTGAAATGA